The Cryptococcus gattii WM276 chromosome D, complete sequence region ACTATTAAGAATAGCTCACGAAAGGGCCAGAAAAACACCGAACGAATCTTGAAAAAGACGCGACATCATTCATATCCTCAATAATAATACGACTCTCCACTTCCCCGTATAATTCTCTTACTTTCACCAGGATGCCTGCTGAAAAGCTCACCGAGGCAGATATACTAGATTGTGAGGAGAGAAACATCCCCTCCGCCTCTTCATCCATTCTCCCTACCCCCATCTCCTATCCCGCGGCAGTGTCCTACAGAGTAGCGAACACATGGTTGCGCCTGATCGCCAGCGCCATGATGGTTATACTACTAGTCCATATCCTCCACATCCAACTACGGCCCATAAAAGCGGTAGAATCAACCCCACCAAGCCCGCTTCCAGTGACAGAAGCCTACGTGACCTTTCTCGCTCATTCCGATGATCCCAGACCGTGGTATTTCAACGCCGTGCGCAGACTCATGTTTCAGCTCAAGTATGACCCTCTCACACTCGATCCGCACCCCAGAGATTTTGTGGTGATCACCACACCTGGTGTCCCAGAATGGCAGCTCGAGCAGCTCCGTGAAGAGGGAGCTATCATTGCCTCCCGTCCTTTAATCGACCACCTTCCGCTTCCGGAAAAGGGAATCTCGCGCTACGCTGAAGTATACACTAAGTTGTTCATTTTCAACCTTACCGATTATGAGCGCGTTCTCTTTGTCGATGCTGATCAGTTGATGGTGAAGCCGTTGACTGGAATTTGGGATGATCCGAATGCCTGGCCGGAGAATGGAATGGCGGCGTGCGGGGAGAGTAAGAGTGCTTGGGACCATCCGACGCCGATTGAGGATCAAAATTATTTTAATAGTGGTTTCATGTTATCCAGACCGGATGAGAGAACTTTCAACGAGTTGCTACAAGAGAAGGATTTCGACCCGTGGTTTCCTGAACAGGTGAGACTGGTTGGCGGTTTTATCTGAGCTGCCAGGATCTAAATGCTGACGGTGTTATGGTAGAACCTGTTGAATCATTACTTCCGAAGGGATGGACCCAGGCCATGGAAACCTTTAAATCACATGTCAGTTGTATCGTAACTCGTTGGGTCTGCGTACCACTTACAAGAGCTTTCTAGGTTCGTTACTACCTTCCCAAGGAAAGTCGACCTCGAAGCTGGTATCCACGTGTAAGCGAAGATTGCAATAATGTCGACCTCTTTCCAAGCTAACTTGGGAACAGTCTCCACGATAAGATGTGGTTAGCCCATCTTGACAGGGAAATCAAAGAAGTATGGCGACAAAAACTTGGGCGAATGGAAGGGTATTGGTTAGCGATGGGGCGTGGCCCAGAGGCTTGGAACTCTACTTCACTTACCTATATGTAGCAAATGTTGTCATTTATTATGTGTAGAATGGTAATTCTTTGATCGATAGACAAGGTTAATGTACAGGACAGAACTTGTGATGGTATTGCTGGATTTCcgaaaaaaagaaaaagaaaaacgAAGTTGAAACCCCAGCAAAGACGCGATGGAGAGTTTCTCTCTGGGTGCGTTGCTGTATAGCAATGAGAATGCTGACGCGTCAAATGCAGTTTGACGGCCCAAATATTGTTTTGTCCCGAATGCCAGGCTGTAAATATTGACCCAAAACGATGCTTTGGGCCAAATATTCTGAACATTACTGGGAATATGATTGTTTCAGGGAATTGATGTCGAGCGGTGCCTGAAAGACAAAAAACGTCGCATCACGTATGTATACATATCCCTTGCCCTTCCTACCTTACAttcatccatctctttcaAGACATATATTCTCATCCACCTCTAGACGGTCTAAGTCTAAAGATGTCTACGTACACTGCGAGGAATACTCGGATATCCACCCCACGCAGGATCCAGATAACTCCTGCGACGCCCTCGcatgatgaagatggaggagtCGTTTGCACGGTGCGTTCCACTGTTTTCTTTTTATGCTTTTGCTTCCTTCCTAACACGGCCTCAATCAGGGCCATAACAGGAGATGTAAACGTTTTGTTAGCTCAAGCTCCAAAAATCCCAATAGGTAAGCAAAAAGTTCGTCTATGTTGAAGAATGGTAATTTGACGTCATTATGCATAGAGCCTTCTTCGTCTGCCCTCTTCCGCGAGAGGATTCAAAAAGGTGCAAGTTCTTCGTATGGGAAGATGAAATTCAGAAGAAGGCCAAAACCGGTCAGGTTCCCGAAACGCCATCTGCTGCTGGAAGCCGGTTCGGCGGCTCTACGGGTCAAGTCCTGGGACAAACTCCAGTGGGACACAGCTCATCCTCTGGCGGTCTTCATACTCCACACTCTTTGAGCAAGGGGAAAGAGGCCGCCAATGTTCTGTCGGATGACGGGGATGACTTTGTTCCTATGGAGGACGATATTGATTGGGGTGCTGTAGATGTCGATGGTCTCGAAAGGGAAGCTATTGCGAGCAGCCAAAGCTCAGTGAAAAAGCATGGGACCCTTGACTCGATGAGCTCTACTCCCACTCTCGGATTCAATGAGAGATTGAGCAACGCCATGACGGGTGTGAAGAGAGATaggggagaggaggatgaggatcCCAGGACGCCAAAGAAAGCGAACGTAGACGTGCGACAAGTATTTACGTCGCCTTGACAGACGCCCGCTAACAATTAACTCGTCTATAGCCTAATCCTTTTATCTCATCCCCCGCCAATACGCTACCCCCTCATCCTAAACTTCTTCCCAGCATATCTACTATGGAGCAACTCAACGATGAATTGTATCGCATGGACCGTCTTTTGCAAGGATCCGAAAAGCTCAAGCAGGGCTTGCGCAATAGAGTCAAGGACTTGGAGAGTAAGAACAAAGCATTGGAGGATCGAGTCAAGGAGCTAGAGGCTCGTTTAGGATGAAAGTAATCAAGACATTGAAAATTGGGAAATTAAACG contains the following coding sequences:
- a CDS encoding uncharacterized protein (Similar to SGTC gene model, INSD accession EAL18981.1) gives rise to the protein MPAEKLTEADILDCEERNIPSASSSILPTPISYPAAVSYRVANTWLRLIASAMMVILLVHILHIQLRPIKAVESTPPSPLPVTEAYVTFLAHSDDPRPWYFNAVRRLMFQLKYDPLTLDPHPRDFVVITTPGVPEWQLEQLREEGAIIASRPLIDHLPLPEKGISRYAEVYTKLFIFNLTDYERVLFVDADQLMVKPLTGIWDDPNAWPENGMAACGESKSAWDHPTPIEDQNYFNSGFMLSRPDERTFNELLQEKDFDPWFPEQNLLNHYFRRDGPRPWKPLNHMFVTTFPRKVDLEAGIHVLHDKMWLAHLDREIKEVWRQKLGRMEGYWLAMGRGPEAWNSTSLTYM
- a CDS encoding uncharacterized protein (Similar to TIGR gene model, INSD accession AAW46696.1) — its product is MHRAFFVCPLPREDSKRCKFFVWEDEIQKKAKTGQVPETPSAAGSRFGGSTGQVLGQTPVGHSSSSGGLHTPHSLSKGKEAANVLSDDGDDFVPMEDDIDWGAVDVDGLEREAIASSQSSVKKHGTLDSMSSTPTLGFNERLSNAMTGVKRDRGEEDEDPRTPKKANVDPNPFISSPANTLPPHPKLLPSISTMEQLNDELYRMDRLLQGSEKLKQGLRNRVKDLESKNKALEDRVKELEARLG